The Streptomyces tendae genome has a window encoding:
- a CDS encoding ABC transporter ATP-binding protein, with translation MTTQTKPEEAAAAAAGEAFLSVRDLKVHFSTEDGIVKAVDGLSFDLERGRTLGIVGESGSGKSVTNLAVLGLHNRKKTAIDGSITLDGQELTTASEKQLETLRGKKMAMIFQDALTALSPYYTIGRQIGEPFMKHTGASKRDARVRAIDLLEKVGIPHPQQRVDDYPHQFSGGMRQRAMIAMALSCDPDLLIADEPTTALDVTVQAQILDLLKDLQQEFGSAIIMITHDLGVVANMADDILVMYAGRAVERGTTREVLKAPQHPYTWGLLGSMPRLSSDVDEPLLPIPGSPPSLLNPPTGCPFHPRCAFTDKVSGDRCSGERPTLAPGRAAACHLTAEQRQQVFIETIQPRLG, from the coding sequence GTGACCACTCAGACCAAGCCCGAAGAGGCCGCGGCCGCCGCCGCGGGGGAAGCCTTCCTCTCGGTGCGCGACCTCAAGGTCCACTTCTCCACCGAGGACGGCATCGTCAAGGCGGTGGACGGGCTCTCCTTCGACCTGGAGCGCGGCAGGACCCTCGGCATCGTGGGCGAGTCCGGCTCCGGCAAGTCGGTGACCAACCTGGCCGTCCTCGGCCTGCACAACCGCAAGAAGACCGCCATCGACGGGTCGATCACGCTGGACGGCCAGGAGCTGACCACCGCCAGTGAGAAGCAGCTGGAGACGCTGCGCGGCAAGAAGATGGCGATGATCTTCCAGGACGCGCTGACCGCGCTGTCGCCGTACTACACGATCGGCCGCCAGATCGGTGAGCCGTTCATGAAGCACACCGGCGCCTCGAAGCGGGACGCCCGGGTGCGCGCCATCGACCTTCTGGAGAAGGTCGGCATCCCGCACCCGCAGCAGCGGGTCGACGACTACCCGCACCAGTTCTCCGGCGGTATGCGCCAGCGCGCGATGATCGCCATGGCGCTCTCCTGCGACCCGGACCTGCTGATCGCCGACGAGCCGACCACGGCCCTCGACGTGACCGTGCAGGCGCAGATCCTCGACCTGCTCAAGGACCTGCAGCAGGAGTTCGGCTCCGCGATCATCATGATCACCCACGACCTCGGTGTGGTCGCCAACATGGCCGACGACATCCTGGTGATGTACGCCGGCCGCGCGGTCGAGCGGGGCACCACGCGTGAGGTGCTCAAGGCGCCGCAGCACCCGTACACCTGGGGTCTGCTCGGCTCCATGCCGCGGCTGTCCTCGGACGTCGACGAGCCGCTGCTGCCGATCCCCGGCTCGCCGCCCTCCCTGCTGAACCCGCCCACGGGCTGTCCGTTCCACCCGCGGTGCGCCTTCACCGACAAGGTCTCGGGGGACCGCTGCTCGGGCGAGCGGCCGACGCTCGCACCGGGACGCGCCGCCGCCTGCCACCTGACGGCGGAACAGCGGCAGCAGGTGTTCATCGAGACGATTCAGCCCCGGCTGGGCTGA
- a CDS encoding ABC transporter ATP-binding protein has translation MSDNSKTTTAVADSVPQQRNGSEAPLMKVSGLTKHFPIKGGFPIRRTVGAVKAVDGVDFEVYPGESLGLVGESGCGKSTTGRLITRLYEPTAGTIEYQGQDISSADRRKLAPIRSEIQMIFQDPYASLNPRQTVGTIISGPMEINGINPPGGREKRVRELLEIVGLNPEHYNRFPHEFSGGQRQRIGVARAIALQPKLIVADEPVSALDVSIQAQVVNLLQEVQREMGIAFVFIAHDLAIVRHFSQRVAVMYLGKIVEIADRDSIYNRPRHPYTHALLSAVPDADIDADKRERIRLAGDVPSPIAPPSGCRFRTRCWKATEKCATEEPPLVRIQGSKEGHLTACHYPEEGTISARTEDVVMDPGLKALENESDISKS, from the coding sequence ATGAGCGACAACAGCAAGACGACCACAGCGGTCGCCGACTCCGTCCCGCAGCAGCGGAACGGCTCCGAGGCGCCGCTGATGAAGGTCAGCGGTCTGACCAAGCACTTCCCGATCAAGGGCGGCTTCCCGATCCGGCGCACCGTCGGCGCGGTCAAGGCCGTCGACGGCGTCGACTTCGAGGTCTACCCGGGTGAGAGCCTCGGCCTGGTCGGCGAGTCCGGCTGCGGCAAGTCCACCACCGGACGGCTGATCACCCGGCTCTACGAGCCGACCGCGGGCACCATCGAGTACCAGGGCCAGGACATCAGCTCGGCCGACCGCCGGAAGCTGGCGCCGATCCGATCCGAGATCCAGATGATTTTCCAGGACCCGTACGCCTCGCTGAACCCGCGGCAGACGGTCGGCACGATCATCTCCGGCCCGATGGAGATCAACGGGATCAACCCGCCCGGCGGCCGTGAGAAGCGGGTCCGGGAACTCCTGGAGATCGTGGGTCTCAACCCCGAGCACTACAACCGCTTCCCGCACGAGTTCTCCGGCGGTCAGCGCCAGCGCATCGGCGTCGCGCGCGCCATCGCCCTGCAGCCGAAGCTGATCGTCGCCGACGAGCCGGTCTCGGCCCTGGACGTGTCGATCCAGGCGCAGGTGGTCAACCTGCTGCAGGAAGTGCAGCGGGAGATGGGCATCGCGTTCGTCTTCATCGCCCACGACCTGGCGATCGTGCGGCACTTCTCGCAGCGCGTCGCGGTGATGTACCTGGGCAAGATCGTGGAGATCGCGGACCGCGACTCGATCTACAACCGGCCGCGCCACCCGTACACGCACGCGCTGCTCTCCGCGGTGCCGGACGCCGACATCGACGCGGACAAGAGGGAGCGGATCCGTCTCGCCGGTGACGTCCCCTCGCCGATCGCGCCGCCGTCCGGCTGCCGCTTCCGCACCCGCTGCTGGAAGGCGACGGAGAAGTGCGCCACGGAGGAGCCGCCGCTGGTGCGGATCCAGGGCAGCAAGGAGGGCCACCTGACGGCGTGCCACTACCCGGAGGAGGGCACGATCAGCGCCCGCACCGAGGACGTCGTGATGGACCCGGGCCTGAAGGCCCTGGAGAACGAGTCGGACATCTCCAAGAGCTGA
- a CDS encoding peptide ABC transporter substrate-binding protein yields the protein MRITTHARWAACATAVALATAGCGGGGDGGSDSAAVLSASWGDPQNPLEPSNTNEVQGGKVLDMIFRGLKRYDPETGEAKDMLAESIETDDSQNFTITVKDGWTFSNGEKVTAQSFVDAWNYGAGLRNNQRNSYFFGYIEGYDQVHPEEGEQTADTLSGLKVTGDRTFTVKLTQKFSTFPDTLGYNAFAPLPRAFFDDHDAWVKKPVGNGPYLVESYNRGSQMSLRTWDDYPGDDKAENGGVDLKVYTDNNTAYTDLLAGNLDLVDDVPAAQLKNVKNDLGDRYLNTPAGIIQTLAFPFYDEAWNTDGATKVRQGLSMAIDRKQITDTIFQNTRTPATDWTSPVLGEDGGFQDGLCGEFCEFKPDEAKKLIEEGGGLPGGKVTITFNADTGSHREWVNAVCNSINNALDNERACTANPVGTFADFRNEITDRKMTGPFRAGWQMDYPLIQNFLQPLYYTNASSNDGKWSNKEFDDLVNQANQETDTAKAVGLFQQAEEVVRDNMAAIPLWYQNGSAGWSDRLSNVKLNPFSVPVYNEIKVS from the coding sequence ATGCGCATCACCACGCACGCCAGATGGGCCGCCTGCGCGACGGCGGTCGCCCTCGCCACGGCGGGATGCGGCGGCGGGGGAGACGGCGGGAGCGACTCCGCGGCCGTGCTGAGCGCTTCCTGGGGCGACCCGCAGAACCCGCTGGAGCCGTCGAACACCAACGAGGTCCAGGGCGGCAAGGTCCTGGACATGATCTTCCGGGGGCTGAAGCGGTACGACCCGGAGACCGGTGAGGCCAAGGACATGCTCGCCGAGAGCATCGAGACCGACGACTCGCAGAACTTCACCATCACCGTCAAGGACGGCTGGACGTTCAGCAACGGCGAGAAGGTCACCGCCCAGTCCTTCGTGGACGCCTGGAACTACGGCGCCGGCCTGCGCAACAACCAGCGCAACTCGTACTTCTTCGGCTACATCGAGGGCTACGACCAGGTGCACCCGGAGGAGGGTGAGCAGACCGCGGACACCCTGTCCGGCCTGAAGGTCACCGGCGACCGCACCTTCACCGTCAAGCTCACCCAGAAGTTCTCCACGTTCCCCGACACCCTCGGCTACAACGCCTTCGCCCCGCTGCCCCGGGCGTTCTTCGACGACCACGACGCCTGGGTGAAGAAGCCCGTCGGCAACGGCCCCTACCTGGTCGAGTCGTACAACCGCGGCTCGCAGATGTCCCTGCGCACGTGGGACGACTACCCCGGCGACGACAAGGCGGAGAACGGCGGCGTGGACCTGAAGGTCTACACCGACAACAACACCGCCTACACCGACCTGCTGGCCGGCAACCTCGACCTCGTCGACGACGTGCCCGCCGCGCAGCTGAAGAACGTGAAGAACGACCTGGGCGATCGCTACCTCAACACCCCCGCGGGCATCATCCAGACCCTCGCCTTCCCGTTCTACGACGAAGCCTGGAACACCGACGGCGCGACGAAGGTCCGTCAGGGCCTGTCCATGGCGATCGACCGGAAGCAGATCACCGACACGATCTTCCAGAATACCCGGACCCCCGCCACCGACTGGACCTCCCCGGTGCTCGGCGAGGACGGCGGCTTCCAGGACGGACTGTGCGGGGAGTTCTGCGAGTTCAAGCCGGACGAGGCCAAGAAGCTGATCGAGGAGGGCGGCGGACTGCCCGGCGGCAAGGTGACGATCACCTTCAACGCCGACACCGGCTCCCACCGGGAGTGGGTCAACGCCGTCTGCAACTCCATCAACAACGCCCTCGACAACGAGCGCGCCTGCACCGCCAACCCGGTCGGCACCTTCGCGGACTTCCGCAACGAGATCACCGACCGCAAGATGACGGGGCCGTTCCGCGCCGGCTGGCAGATGGACTACCCGCTCATCCAGAACTTCCTCCAGCCGCTCTACTACACCAACGCCTCCTCCAACGACGGCAAGTGGTCGAACAAGGAGTTCGACGACCTGGTGAACCAGGCCAACCAGGAGACCGACACCGCCAAGGCCGTCGGTCTGTTCCAGCAGGCGGAGGAAGTGGTCCGCGACAACATGGCCGCGATCCCGCTCTGGTACCAGAACGGCAGCGCCGGCTGGTCGGACCGGCTGTCGAACGTCAAGCTCAACCCGTTCAGCGTCCCCGTCTACAACGAGATCAAGGTCAGCTGA